The Halobacterium sp. CBA1132 genome has a segment encoding these proteins:
- a CDS encoding ribbon-helix-helix domain-containing protein, which translates to MSGADTNDAGEPEKTNINVRLTESLLADVDATWQDEGYNSRSEFIREALRDAVRHPGLTRESWKEIAAVEHARRTGDSETFSREDILGDDE; encoded by the coding sequence ATGTCTGGTGCAGATACGAACGACGCGGGCGAACCGGAGAAGACGAACATCAACGTCCGGCTGACGGAGTCGCTGCTCGCGGACGTCGACGCCACGTGGCAGGACGAAGGCTACAACAGCCGGAGCGAGTTCATCCGCGAGGCGCTCCGGGACGCGGTCCGGCATCCTGGCCTGACTCGCGAGAGCTGGAAGGAGATTGCTGCCGTCGAGCACGCACGACGCACCGGTGACAGCGAGACGTTCTCCCGCGAGGACATTCTCGGCGATGACGAGTGA
- a CDS encoding type II toxin-antitoxin system RelE/ParE family toxin, which yields MTSDGEWTWQFRAPAKRTYDDLDALTGVPHSKLRIGAFRLGAVCDHEAKLLDVYTIEQRGSAYKPGDD from the coding sequence ATGACGAGTGACGGCGAGTGGACGTGGCAGTTCCGCGCGCCAGCGAAACGAACGTACGACGACCTCGACGCGCTGACTGGCGTCCCGCACTCGAAGCTCCGAATCGGTGCGTTCCGCCTCGGCGCCGTGTGTGACCACGAAGCGAAACTACTCGACGTGTACACCATCGAGCAACGCGGTAGCGCGTACAAACCCGGTGACGACTGA
- a CDS encoding DUF357 domain-containing protein, which yields MPADLHEKMDRYEGLLADALAEAEAVPPADTPLGEAAAEYEEMAQSYLDDGRHFRENDDPVNALAAFSYGHAWLDAGARIGLFDVPETGHLFTV from the coding sequence ATGCCCGCCGACCTCCACGAGAAGATGGACCGCTACGAGGGCTTGCTCGCGGACGCGCTCGCGGAAGCCGAAGCCGTCCCGCCCGCGGACACGCCGCTGGGCGAAGCCGCCGCCGAGTACGAGGAGATGGCTCAATCGTACCTCGACGACGGCCGCCACTTCCGCGAGAACGACGACCCCGTGAACGCGCTCGCTGCGTTCTCTTACGGGCACGCGTGGCTCGACGCGGGCGCCCGTATCGGCCTCTTCGACGTGCCCGAGACCGGCCACCTGTTCACCGTGTAG
- a CDS encoding winged helix-turn-helix domain-containing protein yields MEAALWYVLTGTRGGPNRVRLLRALADRPRNANQLAEDLDLDYKTVRHHLDVLVENDILQSSGDDYGAVYLPTDAARDNWDTIEEIIEEVE; encoded by the coding sequence ATGGAAGCCGCGCTCTGGTACGTGTTGACGGGGACGCGCGGCGGCCCGAACCGCGTGCGCCTGTTGCGGGCGCTCGCGGACCGGCCGAGAAACGCGAACCAGCTCGCGGAGGACTTGGACCTCGACTACAAGACGGTCCGGCACCACCTCGACGTGCTCGTCGAGAACGACATCCTGCAGTCCAGTGGCGACGACTACGGCGCGGTGTACCTGCCGACGGACGCGGCCCGCGACAACTGGGACACCATCGAGGAAATCATCGAGGAGGTCGAATGA
- a CDS encoding PGF-CTERM sorting domain-containing protein: MRERIKALVLTAVVVGSLFAVAPAAAAADQQATASVTFDAQTSGGQTVTVDSATLPNGGFVTIHDSSVQDGETLASVVGSSAYLEPGTHDNVTVRLDEPLSEDDTLVAMPHKDTDGDRIYEFVSANAGADGPYVADGGAVVDAANVTASATVSMTDQPTDGDSVVVDRVELAQAGFVAVHDSSLLDGDATGSVVGHSQYLSAGVHENVRVELNESVGDETVIPMPHVDSDGDQTYDFVTSEGADDGPVVDMNGEAVVDTAMVTQSDTASISAMNQTTGGHSAVVDSVFLPEGGFVTVHDGSVTEGAVFESIRGTSMYLEPGLHRNVRVALDDPYTEDGTLVPMAHMDTDSDEAYTFEQSEGSADGPYTADGSAVVDTAAATVSASVSVDHQQSDGHTVVVDSVDLSEGGFVTIHDASLFAGETLGSVVGTSMYLEAGHHEDVEVTLHDPVNESQTIVAMPHVDTDGDQSYDFVTSEGSDDGPFTANGGAVVDTAHASVNAVTVVSDQDSDGSTVVVDSVTLANGGFVTIHDGTLAEGAVFDSVVGTSMYLSPGTHEDVEVSLDSELAGETTVFAMAHVDSDGDETYTFVESEGSADGPYVASGAPVMSSATVDAPAMTTTTETMETTETMQPTEADGTSADESGGSVPGFGIGIAVVAVLGAALLAVRQQ; the protein is encoded by the coding sequence ATGCGGGAACGCATCAAAGCACTCGTGCTCACAGCCGTCGTGGTTGGCTCGCTGTTCGCTGTCGCACCCGCGGCAGCGGCGGCCGACCAGCAGGCGACTGCGAGCGTCACGTTCGACGCACAGACTTCCGGTGGCCAGACGGTCACTGTCGACAGCGCCACGCTCCCGAACGGCGGGTTCGTGACGATTCACGACAGCAGCGTGCAGGACGGCGAGACGCTCGCCAGCGTCGTCGGGTCGTCCGCGTACCTCGAACCCGGGACCCACGACAACGTCACCGTTCGCCTCGACGAGCCACTCAGTGAAGACGACACGCTCGTCGCGATGCCCCACAAGGACACTGACGGCGACCGAATCTACGAGTTCGTGTCCGCGAACGCGGGCGCCGACGGCCCCTACGTCGCTGACGGCGGCGCCGTCGTCGACGCCGCGAACGTCACCGCGTCCGCGACTGTCTCGATGACCGACCAGCCGACCGACGGCGACTCCGTGGTCGTGGACCGCGTCGAACTCGCGCAGGCCGGGTTCGTCGCCGTCCACGATAGCAGCCTCCTCGACGGCGACGCGACCGGCAGCGTCGTCGGGCACTCCCAGTATCTCTCCGCGGGCGTCCACGAGAACGTCCGCGTCGAACTGAACGAGTCCGTCGGCGACGAGACGGTGATTCCGATGCCGCACGTCGACTCTGACGGCGACCAGACCTACGACTTCGTGACCTCCGAGGGGGCCGATGACGGCCCCGTCGTGGACATGAACGGCGAAGCGGTCGTCGACACCGCGATGGTCACGCAGTCCGACACCGCCTCGATTAGCGCGATGAACCAGACCACTGGCGGCCACTCCGCGGTCGTCGACTCCGTGTTCCTGCCCGAGGGCGGCTTCGTCACCGTGCACGACGGCAGCGTGACGGAGGGCGCCGTCTTCGAGAGTATCCGCGGCACGTCGATGTACCTCGAACCCGGCCTCCACCGCAACGTCCGCGTCGCGCTGGACGACCCCTACACCGAGGACGGCACGCTCGTCCCGATGGCGCACATGGACACTGACAGCGACGAAGCGTACACCTTCGAGCAGTCCGAGGGCAGCGCAGACGGTCCCTACACGGCCGACGGGAGCGCCGTGGTGGACACCGCCGCAGCGACCGTCTCCGCCTCGGTCAGCGTCGACCACCAGCAGTCCGACGGCCACACCGTCGTCGTTGACTCCGTGGACCTCAGCGAGGGCGGGTTCGTGACGATTCACGACGCCTCCCTGTTCGCCGGCGAGACGCTCGGTAGCGTCGTCGGCACGTCGATGTACCTCGAAGCCGGCCACCACGAGGATGTCGAAGTCACGCTCCACGACCCCGTCAACGAGTCCCAGACTATCGTCGCGATGCCGCACGTCGACACCGACGGCGACCAGTCCTACGACTTCGTGACCTCCGAAGGCAGCGACGACGGGCCGTTCACCGCGAACGGCGGCGCAGTCGTCGACACCGCACACGCGTCCGTGAACGCCGTCACGGTCGTCAGCGACCAAGACAGCGACGGGTCGACGGTCGTCGTCGACTCGGTGACGCTCGCGAACGGCGGGTTCGTGACGATTCACGACGGCACGCTCGCCGAGGGCGCGGTCTTCGACAGCGTCGTCGGGACCTCGATGTATCTCTCGCCCGGCACGCACGAGGACGTCGAAGTCAGCCTCGACAGCGAGCTCGCCGGCGAGACGACCGTGTTCGCGATGGCGCACGTCGACTCCGACGGCGACGAGACGTACACGTTCGTCGAGTCCGAGGGCAGCGCCGACGGTCCCTACGTCGCCTCCGGCGCACCCGTGATGAGTTCTGCGACGGTGGACGCCCCCGCGATGACGACGACCACCGAGACGATGGAGACGACTGAGACGATGCAGCCCACCGAGGCTGATGGCACGTCCGCCGACGAATCCGGCGGGAGCGTCCCCGGCTTCGGTATCGGCATCGCGGTCGTCGCCGTCCTCGGCGCCGCGCTGCTGGCGGTCCGCCAGCAGTAA
- a CDS encoding DUF2267 domain-containing protein — MKHDEFVGAVQNRAELASRGEAIRVTRAVLTTLGERLQPGEASDLAGPLPMEIDIFLHDADSGQIFDYDDFVQRVAERANADYADAAFYAQVVMDVVDEAVPESELQDVTAQLPEDYDDLFELVGTDEYY, encoded by the coding sequence ATGAAGCACGACGAGTTCGTCGGTGCGGTCCAGAACCGTGCCGAACTGGCCTCCCGTGGCGAAGCAATCCGAGTCACCCGAGCCGTCCTCACCACGCTCGGCGAGCGCCTGCAGCCCGGCGAAGCGTCCGACCTCGCAGGCCCGCTCCCGATGGAGATAGACATCTTCCTCCACGACGCCGACTCCGGCCAGATATTCGACTACGACGACTTCGTCCAGCGGGTCGCCGAGCGCGCGAACGCCGACTATGCCGACGCCGCCTTCTACGCCCAAGTCGTGATGGACGTCGTCGACGAGGCGGTGCCCGAGAGCGAACTCCAGGACGTCACCGCCCAGCTCCCAGAGGACTACGACGACCTCTTCGAGCTCGTCGGCACCGACGAGTACTACTGA
- a CDS encoding translation initiation factor IF-2 subunit beta, translating into MDYEEQLDRAMQEKPDVAGSESRFEVPEPNVREEGNVTVYENFQDTLDRLGREQNHVLKFIQNELGTSAQIDENGRARFTGGFRQRRVEAVLDEYVDTYVTCPECGLPDTNLEVDDDTERLHCEACGARSVV; encoded by the coding sequence ATGGACTACGAGGAGCAACTCGACCGCGCGATGCAGGAGAAGCCCGACGTCGCGGGCAGCGAGAGCCGGTTCGAGGTCCCGGAGCCGAACGTCCGCGAGGAGGGCAACGTCACGGTGTACGAGAACTTCCAGGACACGCTCGACCGCCTCGGCCGCGAGCAGAATCACGTGCTGAAGTTCATCCAGAACGAACTCGGGACGAGCGCCCAAATCGACGAGAACGGGCGCGCCCGATTCACCGGTGGGTTCCGCCAGCGCCGCGTCGAGGCCGTCCTCGACGAGTACGTCGACACGTACGTCACGTGTCCCGAGTGCGGGCTGCCGGACACGAATCTGGAAGTCGACGACGACACCGAACGCCTCCACTGCGAGGCCTGTGGCGCCCGGTCGGTCGTCTGA
- a CDS encoding UPF0058 family protein gives MKKQELIHLHGLLAEVGNYYEECEADKISLDEYEDLGVRPTSIHKSKTDHKAAVFALAGGITSAMDEPEEQEAVPAQAD, from the coding sequence ATGAAGAAGCAGGAGCTCATCCACCTCCACGGCCTCCTCGCAGAGGTCGGGAACTACTACGAGGAGTGCGAAGCAGACAAAATTTCTCTCGACGAGTACGAAGATCTCGGCGTACGACCGACATCCATTCACAAATCGAAGACGGACCACAAAGCGGCTGTTTTCGCGCTTGCGGGCGGCATCACTTCGGCGATGGACGAACCCGAAGAGCAGGAAGCCGTCCCCGCCCAAGCTGACTGA